The nucleotide window GCCTGATTAAACTGATAAATAACTGCTGATGAGCACAGTGAGAAAACAttacgaaaaataataattaataataaactataaaaaagaGTTGTTAATTTTTCGTTTGCGACAAAACTTTGCCTTTCAATAAATGGAGAACCCTAATCACAAAGAACTCCGATTCCATTCCAATGAGCACGAAGTGAGTTACATGTATTTGATAAACAAAATGCTGCTGAAAATCGAAAATACCCTACTACGAAGCCATCGTCAACGTGAGACCACTGGAATTAAGGAGCTGTACAACTCCTTCTTCGtgttattttaaacattttagctGTAAAACCTGCAAACTGTTTCACTAAGACAGCCTTCAGTgtcaaagtaaaataattagtcAACATAGCATCTTCGTTACTAGTTTGTGTTACAAA belongs to Zeugodacus cucurbitae isolate PBARC_wt_2022May chromosome 6, idZeuCucr1.2, whole genome shotgun sequence and includes:
- the LOC114804848 gene encoding uncharacterized protein LOC114804848, which translates into the protein MENPNHKELRFHSNEHEVSYMYLINKMLLKIENTLLRSHRQRETTGIKELYNSFFVLF